The genomic window CGTGACCCGAGGCCTGTGGGCGATATGACGGGCGGTCCCGTACCGACCGGTCCGCACACCGGTCGATCGCATCGAATTTCGGGCCTCGCGCTGTGAGTTTTGGTGTAAAATTCCCGAACTGGGCAGCGACGGAGTCGAAACTCGTCCGGCCAGCGGTTCGGGCGACGGCTGCACTCACAGCGTACATACTCGGGGAAACGAGAGGACTGTCAATAAACGTTGTGTGAGACGGGATTTCACGACCCGGAACTGTTTCGCCAGTAGCGGACAGATTCGTACTGAAATGCACAGGTCTGGCAGCGATCTGTGTACCCGTCGGGGAGATCGCCTCGAGTATCGGCGATCGAATGGACTGTCACGCACGACGATGAAAGACGCGACGGGGACGACTCGCAGACGAGAGCCGAACTCGCGAACTGGAGCCGGTTCCGAATCCGAACCGCACCCGGATTCGGAACCGGACCGCGACCGGGCGAGGCGCTCCAACGCGACTAGACGAATCGGCCGTTGCGAGCCCCGTCAACCGTTCGCAACTGATTTCATCTCGCAACGCTTTTTGCCCGGGGGTCCGGACGGTTTACATGGCGAACGACGTTCCCGAGCACGAGCCCTATTCTTCGAAACTGCAGGTACCGGAAGCGCTAACGTTCGATGACGTCCTTCTCCGTCCGAAGGAGAGCCGCGTCGAACCCGACGACGCGGACCTCACGTCCCGCGTCTCGAAAAACGTCGAGGTCTCGGTGCCGATCCTCTCGGCCGCGATGGACACCGTCACCGAGAGCGACATGGCGATCGCGATGGCCCGCCACGGCGGCCTCGGGGTCCTCCATCGCAACATGAACATCGACGAGATGGTCGAGGAGATCGGCCGCGTCAAGAGCGCCGACGAACTCATCATCCCCCTCGATTCGGTCGTCACCGCCGACCCCGAAATGACGGTCCGCGAGGTCGACGAACGGATGGCCCGTCGCGGCGTCGGCGGCGCACCCGTCGTCAACACCAACGGCGAGGTCCTCGGGATCATCTCGAGTACGGACATCCGACCTCACCTCGAGGTCAACGAGGACGACCCGGTCACCGAAGCGATGACCGACGAGGTCATCACGGCCCACGAGGACATCGACGCCCGCGACGCGTTCGACCTGATGTACGAGCACAAGATCGAGCGCGTCCCCGTCGTCGACGACGAGAACCTGCTCGTTGGCCTCGTCACGATGCAGGGCATTCTCCAGCGCCGCGAGTACGGCGAGGCGGTCCGCGACGAGGACGGCCGACTGCGGTGTGGCGTCGCCGTCAGTCCGTTCGAGCAGGACCGCGCCGAGGCCGCCGACGAGGCCGGCGCGGACGTTCTGTTTAT from Natrinema versiforme includes these protein-coding regions:
- the guaB gene encoding IMP dehydrogenase, yielding MANDVPEHEPYSSKLQVPEALTFDDVLLRPKESRVEPDDADLTSRVSKNVEVSVPILSAAMDTVTESDMAIAMARHGGLGVLHRNMNIDEMVEEIGRVKSADELIIPLDSVVTADPEMTVREVDERMARRGVGGAPVVNTNGEVLGIISSTDIRPHLEVNEDDPVTEAMTDEVITAHEDIDARDAFDLMYEHKIERVPVVDDENLLVGLVTMQGILQRREYGEAVRDEDGRLRCGVAVSPFEQDRAEAADEAGADVLFIDTAHAHNLNVIDGARAIKESVDADVVVGNIGTREAAEDLVDFADGLKVGIGPGSICTTRVVSGSGMPQITAVAQVADVAAEHDVPVIADGGIRYSGDAIKAVAAGADAVMLGSYFAGTDEAPGRVVTMNGKKYKQYRGMGSVGAMKSGDSDRYLKDEPDEEDEYVPEGVEAATPYKGTLKSELHQLAGGMQSGMGYVGAETIPGFKERSEFVRVSAAGQAESHAHDVVITDEAPNYSPDSE